In Archangium violaceum, the following are encoded in one genomic region:
- a CDS encoding sterol desaturase family protein: MLPMLLGIAAICFVIEHLFRGWRLPRVRSWHLRVVVINLVQVGVVVLAGFTWERWLSARSLFHLSHHLSPLAGGVLAYVIATFVFYWWHRLRHESDILWRLFHQIHHSPRRLEVITSFYKHPLEMVANSIIGGLLVYTVLGLSPAAGAVYTACTALGEFFYHTNVRTPRWVGFIFQRPEMHRIHHEYGKHRNNYGDIVWWDMLFGTYDNPPTWDASCGFDDAREQRLTDMLAFQDVHRK, encoded by the coding sequence ATGCTTCCGATGCTCCTCGGTATCGCCGCCATCTGTTTCGTCATCGAGCACCTCTTCCGCGGCTGGCGGCTGCCGCGCGTGCGCTCCTGGCATCTGCGTGTCGTGGTCATCAACCTGGTGCAGGTGGGCGTCGTGGTGCTCGCCGGCTTCACCTGGGAGCGCTGGCTGTCGGCGCGCTCGCTCTTCCACCTGTCGCACCACCTGTCTCCGCTGGCCGGTGGCGTGCTCGCCTACGTCATCGCCACCTTCGTCTTCTATTGGTGGCACCGGCTCCGGCACGAGAGCGACATCCTCTGGCGCCTCTTCCATCAGATCCACCACAGCCCGCGGCGCCTGGAGGTCATCACCAGCTTCTACAAGCACCCGCTGGAGATGGTGGCCAACTCCATCATCGGCGGCCTGCTCGTCTACACCGTGCTGGGGCTGAGCCCCGCGGCCGGCGCCGTCTACACGGCCTGCACCGCGCTGGGCGAGTTCTTCTACCACACCAACGTGCGCACGCCCCGCTGGGTGGGCTTCATCTTCCAGCGTCCGGAGATGCACCGCATCCACCACGAATACGGCAAGCACCGGAACAACTACGGGGACATCGTCTGGTGGGACATGCTGTTCGGCACCTACGACAACCCGCCCACGTGGGATGCCTCCTGTGGTTTCGATGACGCCCGCGAGCAGCGGTTGACCGACATGCTCGCCTTCCAGGACGTGCACCGGAAGTGA
- a CDS encoding protein kinase domain-containing protein — protein MAEGYEQAGPSLEGAHPGRRLGNRFELTQRIKQGRGITTWLGVDLHTGARLVIKTTPAASLVPVSRQRLEHEAQVLRTLHSPYLVPVLHFGTGGDLLFLVTPFVAGVSLQERLASGTLSVPEALTVGQCVLAALAEAHSHGIIHRDVKPSNIIVEGRPTLTRATLVDFGLARSERLDPSLRDLPVGTARYLSPEQAGLLNRPVETTSDLYALGAVLFEALAGHPAFDGTSVGEVLRQHLTPRPRLRGVGIEVPRALEEVVARLLQTDPQDRYQSAESAREDLQAIEKALSRGELDPELVAGAHDMRHSLTEPSFVGRHEELALLERELERTRTEPGRMLVVEAESGGGKSRLLEEFATRARQHRIWVLQGQALAQSAQRPFQLFADVAGGIAAAARERPALAELLRERLVDQAAVVCTVLPQLQPVLRPAQQQGLGPESLGESRGILALTTLLGSLGTETEPTVVLLDDCQWADELTLRALENWQQAHRDAVGHVMIVVSFRTEEVGPGHVLRRLNPDAHLRLATFGTTEVARMLESMAGNLPREATDLVGRLSEGNPFMASAVLHGLVEDGALVPGPRGWQVDPEAMAHVRSSRQAASFLVRRLKLLPPEALRLLSVGAVLGKNFDLERVASLSATPREQVATALVEPRRRHMLWEGAGGRYTFVHDKLREALLGLLRPEQRRELHRLAARSIAANPPVDPFELAYHFDAAGEHAQALPHALVAAERAREQFALETSELNYRMAERGASHADAGTRFRVAAGLGDVLMLRGRYDAAQQHLQLAQTLARDRLEQARIWSKLGELAFKRNNMEETIAALKQGLWLLGRWVPRSSVMYALGALWELVVQTGHTLMPRLLLARHSLEHSEEDLLAIHFYSRMTYSSWYFGSPVATFWTHLREVNTAERYPPTAELAQAYSEHAPMLTMIPWFQRATAYAEKSLAIRRELGDVWGQGQSLHFYGLGLYAAGRFEESLEKCREAVRLLERTGDRWEVNNAHYQYALALYRLGRLKEALESAQRLHGAALAIDDQYAVRLSLEVWAKASLGRIPRSLLEGSLANPGQDTQTHANTLLAEALRLLREGDTTGAVAMLEKADRLVEHAHLRHEYVATIVPWLLTALRIQAEGASPLAPSVRAAAMKRADKVARRAYKLARSYRNNLAHVLRERGLLAAMAGHPRRARRWLEQSLEVAEELKMRHEHAQTLQALGLVGRELGWPGAASFLETATRELQAMEQDLGTEPSETQPLPESPGTLSLVDRFPRVLEAGRLIASALTREAVFDAVRHSMMELLRAEHCVVFEPEALLPEDELAAAGVGRTAIARALETGRPTVMGQGMPGGVSESMELLGVRSLLCAPIQVRGKTVACVCVSHRQVGELFGEDEERLASFVCILAGTALENAEGFERMAALSEERGRLYREEQEAVRRRDDFLSIAAHELKTPLTSLQLHIQGLMSQVRQGLERLPPERLGAKLESANLQTQRLGKLVNELLDISRIAQGQLLAKLEDVDLVQVVRGVVERSREAMARAECEPRLHLPPSLVGHWDAMRLEQVVVNLLTNASKYGAGRPIEITVDGDDTVARLRVRDEGIGIAPEDAARIFERFERAVSVRHYGGFGIGLWIVREIVQALGGTIEVDSAPGQGATFTVTLPRRGPEEPRGGNGPH, from the coding sequence ATGGCGGAGGGCTACGAACAGGCTGGACCCTCTCTGGAAGGGGCGCATCCCGGCAGGCGACTGGGCAATCGCTTTGAATTGACCCAGCGCATCAAGCAGGGCCGTGGCATCACCACGTGGCTCGGGGTGGACCTGCACACGGGGGCTCGGCTCGTCATCAAGACGACACCCGCCGCCTCCCTGGTGCCCGTCTCCAGACAGAGATTGGAACACGAGGCCCAGGTGCTGCGCACCCTGCACAGCCCCTACCTGGTGCCCGTGCTCCATTTCGGGACGGGGGGAGACCTCCTCTTCCTCGTCACGCCCTTCGTGGCCGGAGTGTCACTCCAGGAACGGCTCGCCAGCGGAACCCTGTCCGTGCCGGAGGCGCTCACCGTGGGCCAGTGTGTGCTGGCCGCGCTCGCCGAGGCGCACTCGCACGGCATCATCCACCGCGACGTCAAGCCCTCCAACATCATCGTCGAGGGCCGTCCCACGCTCACCCGGGCCACCCTGGTGGACTTCGGACTGGCGCGCAGTGAACGGTTGGACCCGTCCCTGCGCGACCTGCCGGTGGGCACCGCGCGCTACCTCTCGCCCGAGCAGGCCGGTCTGCTCAACCGTCCGGTGGAGACCACTTCGGACCTGTACGCGCTGGGCGCCGTCCTCTTCGAGGCACTCGCCGGCCACCCCGCCTTCGACGGCACCTCCGTGGGCGAGGTGCTCCGACAGCACCTCACCCCGCGGCCCCGGCTGCGCGGTGTCGGCATCGAGGTACCCCGGGCCCTGGAGGAGGTCGTCGCGCGGCTGTTGCAGACGGACCCGCAGGACCGCTACCAGTCCGCCGAGTCCGCGCGCGAGGACCTGCAGGCCATCGAGAAGGCCCTGTCGCGGGGCGAGCTGGACCCGGAGCTGGTGGCGGGCGCGCACGACATGCGCCACAGCCTCACCGAGCCCTCCTTCGTGGGCCGTCACGAGGAGCTGGCGCTGCTGGAGCGCGAGTTGGAGCGCACCCGCACCGAGCCGGGGCGGATGCTGGTGGTGGAGGCCGAGAGCGGAGGCGGCAAGAGCCGGCTGCTGGAGGAGTTCGCCACGCGCGCCCGCCAGCACCGCATCTGGGTGCTGCAGGGCCAGGCGCTCGCCCAATCCGCGCAGCGGCCCTTCCAGCTCTTCGCGGACGTGGCCGGAGGCATCGCCGCGGCGGCCAGGGAGCGGCCCGCCCTGGCGGAGTTGCTGCGAGAGCGGCTGGTGGACCAGGCGGCGGTGGTCTGCACCGTGCTGCCCCAGTTGCAGCCGGTGTTGCGCCCCGCCCAACAGCAGGGCCTGGGCCCCGAGTCCCTGGGCGAGAGCCGCGGCATCCTCGCCCTCACCACGCTGCTGGGCTCGCTGGGCACCGAGACGGAGCCCACCGTGGTGCTGCTCGATGACTGCCAGTGGGCCGACGAGCTGACGCTCCGGGCGCTGGAGAACTGGCAGCAGGCGCACCGCGACGCGGTGGGGCACGTGATGATCGTCGTGTCCTTCCGCACCGAGGAGGTGGGGCCGGGGCACGTGCTGCGCCGGCTCAACCCGGACGCCCACCTGCGGCTGGCGACCTTCGGGACGACCGAGGTGGCCCGGATGCTGGAGTCCATGGCCGGCAACCTGCCGCGCGAGGCCACCGACCTGGTGGGGCGCCTGTCCGAGGGCAACCCCTTCATGGCCTCGGCGGTGCTGCACGGGCTGGTGGAGGACGGCGCGCTGGTGCCGGGCCCGCGGGGCTGGCAGGTGGACCCGGAGGCCATGGCCCACGTGCGCTCCTCGCGACAGGCCGCCTCCTTCCTGGTGCGCCGCCTCAAGCTGCTGCCACCGGAGGCGCTGCGCCTGCTGTCCGTGGGCGCGGTGCTGGGCAAGAACTTCGACCTGGAGCGGGTGGCCTCCCTGTCGGCCACGCCACGCGAGCAGGTGGCCACCGCGCTGGTGGAGCCCCGGCGCCGGCACATGCTCTGGGAGGGCGCGGGCGGCCGCTACACCTTCGTCCACGACAAGCTGCGCGAGGCCCTGCTGGGGCTGCTGCGGCCCGAGCAGCGCCGGGAGCTGCACCGGCTGGCGGCCCGCTCCATCGCGGCCAATCCCCCGGTGGACCCCTTCGAGCTGGCCTACCACTTCGACGCGGCGGGCGAGCATGCCCAGGCCCTCCCGCACGCCCTGGTGGCCGCCGAGCGGGCCCGGGAGCAGTTCGCCCTGGAGACGTCCGAGCTCAACTACCGCATGGCCGAGCGCGGCGCGTCCCATGCCGACGCGGGCACACGCTTCCGCGTCGCCGCCGGCCTGGGTGACGTCCTCATGCTGCGGGGGCGCTATGACGCCGCCCAGCAGCATCTCCAGCTGGCCCAGACGCTGGCGCGCGACCGGCTGGAGCAGGCCCGCATCTGGTCCAAGCTGGGCGAGCTGGCGTTCAAGCGCAACAACATGGAGGAGACCATCGCCGCCCTGAAGCAGGGGCTGTGGCTGCTCGGCCGGTGGGTTCCCCGCTCCTCCGTCATGTACGCGCTGGGGGCCCTGTGGGAGCTGGTGGTGCAGACGGGACACACGCTGATGCCCCGCCTGCTGCTGGCCCGCCACTCGCTCGAGCACAGCGAGGAGGACCTGCTGGCCATCCACTTCTACAGCCGGATGACCTACAGCAGCTGGTACTTCGGCAGTCCCGTCGCGACCTTCTGGACCCACTTGCGCGAGGTGAACACGGCCGAGCGCTACCCGCCCACCGCCGAGCTGGCCCAGGCCTACTCCGAGCATGCGCCGATGCTCACGATGATTCCCTGGTTCCAGCGGGCGACCGCCTACGCGGAGAAGTCGCTCGCCATCCGCCGGGAGCTGGGGGACGTCTGGGGCCAGGGCCAGTCGCTCCACTTCTATGGATTGGGCCTCTACGCCGCCGGCCGCTTCGAGGAGTCGCTCGAGAAGTGCCGCGAGGCGGTGCGGCTGCTGGAGCGCACGGGAGACCGGTGGGAGGTCAACAACGCCCACTACCAGTACGCCCTGGCCCTCTACCGGCTGGGCCGGTTGAAGGAGGCGCTGGAGTCCGCCCAGCGGTTGCACGGGGCGGCGCTGGCCATCGACGACCAGTACGCGGTGCGGCTGTCGCTGGAGGTCTGGGCGAAGGCGTCCCTGGGGCGCATCCCGCGCAGCCTGCTGGAGGGCTCGCTGGCCAACCCCGGCCAGGACACGCAGACGCATGCCAACACCCTGCTCGCCGAGGCGCTGCGCCTGCTGCGCGAGGGAGACACGACGGGCGCGGTGGCGATGCTGGAGAAGGCGGACCGGCTGGTGGAGCACGCCCACCTGCGGCACGAGTACGTGGCGACCATCGTTCCCTGGCTGCTGACGGCGCTGCGCATCCAGGCCGAGGGGGCCTCGCCGCTCGCGCCGAGCGTGCGCGCGGCGGCGATGAAGCGGGCCGACAAGGTGGCGCGCCGGGCCTACAAGCTGGCGCGCTCCTACCGCAACAACCTCGCCCATGTGCTGCGCGAGCGGGGACTGCTGGCCGCCATGGCCGGCCACCCGCGCCGCGCCCGCCGCTGGCTGGAGCAGAGCCTGGAGGTGGCCGAGGAGCTGAAGATGCGCCACGAGCACGCCCAGACGCTCCAGGCGCTCGGACTGGTGGGCAGGGAGCTGGGGTGGCCGGGTGCGGCCTCCTTCCTGGAGACGGCCACGCGCGAGCTGCAGGCGATGGAGCAGGACCTGGGCACCGAGCCCAGCGAGACCCAGCCGCTGCCGGAGAGCCCGGGCACCCTGTCGCTGGTGGATCGCTTCCCGCGTGTGCTGGAGGCGGGCCGGCTCATCGCCTCGGCCCTCACCCGCGAGGCGGTGTTCGATGCCGTGCGCCACTCCATGATGGAGCTGCTGCGCGCGGAGCACTGTGTCGTCTTCGAGCCGGAGGCGCTGCTGCCCGAGGACGAGCTGGCGGCCGCGGGCGTGGGCCGCACCGCCATCGCCCGGGCCCTGGAGACGGGGCGCCCGACGGTGATGGGACAGGGCATGCCCGGTGGGGTGAGCGAGAGCATGGAGCTGCTGGGCGTGCGCTCGCTCTTGTGCGCTCCCATCCAGGTGCGCGGCAAGACGGTGGCGTGCGTGTGCGTCAGCCACCGGCAGGTGGGCGAGCTCTTCGGCGAGGACGAGGAGCGGCTGGCCTCCTTCGTCTGCATCCTCGCCGGCACCGCGCTGGAGAACGCCGAGGGCTTCGAGCGCATGGCCGCCCTCTCCGAGGAGCGGGGCCGGCTCTACCGCGAGGAGCAGGAGGCGGTGCGGCGCCGCGACGACTTCCTCTCCATCGCCGCGCACGAGCTGAAGACGCCCCTCACCTCCCTGCAGCTCCACATCCAGGGCCTCATGTCACAGGTGCGCCAGGGCCTGGAGCGGCTGCCCCCGGAGCGGCTCGGCGCCAAGCTGGAGTCGGCCAACCTCCAGACGCAGCGCCTGGGCAAGCTGGTGAACGAGCTGCTGGACATCTCGCGCATCGCCCAGGGGCAGCTGCTGGCCAAGCTCGAGGACGTGGACCTGGTGCAGGTGGTGCGCGGCGTGGTGGAGCGCTCGCGCGAGGCGATGGCGCGCGCCGAGTGCGAGCCGCGGCTCCACCTGCCCCCTTCCCTGGTGGGCCACTGGGACGCCATGCGCCTGGAGCAGGTGGTGGTCAACCTGCTCACCAACGCGTCGAAGTACGGCGCTGGCCGGCCCATTGAAATCACGGTGGACGGCGACGACACCGTGGCGCGGCTGCGGGTGCGCGACGAGGGCATCGGCATCGCGCCGGAGGACGCCGCGCGCATCTTCGAGCGCTTCGAGCGCGCCGTGTCCGTGCGCCACTACGGGGGCTTCGGCATCGGGCTGTGGATCGTCCGGGAGATCGTCCAGGCGCTCGGGGGCACCATCGAGGTGGACAGCGCCCCCGGACAGGGCGCCACCTTCACCGTCACCCTGCCGCGCCGCGGCCCCGAGGAGCCGCGAGGCGGGAACGGCCCGCACTAG